The Oncorhynchus tshawytscha isolate Ot180627B linkage group LG12, Otsh_v2.0, whole genome shotgun sequence genome includes a window with the following:
- the nkx6.3 gene encoding homeobox protein Nkx-6.3, with the protein MDSNIPGSFLFNNSLNQFSSDLKAPVCQYSVPNSYYKLNPGLNSQLQAAGTPHGISDILSRSMMGATGTTTLLSGYPTMGGFGTVATPGVYYNRADYNPSLGGFTKPGAECPVKGRSGSCWVESGYEWRGGRQQCNNNIGHLEDISGRKKHTRPTFSGHQIFALEKTFERTKYLAGPERARLAYSLGMTESQVKVWFQNRRTKWRKKSASEPSSTQAMRGEQGGEASENEVEDEEYNKPLDPDSDDEKIRLLLRKHRRAFSVLRLGPHHV; encoded by the exons ATGGATTCCAACATACCGGGGTCTTTTCTGTTCAACAACAGCCTGAACCAGTTCTCCTCGGACTTAAAGGCACCTGTGTGTCAGTACTCAGTGCCCAACTCCTACTACAAGCTAAACCCAGGCCTGAACAGCCAGCTGCAGGCAGCAGGCACACCCCACGGCATCAGTGACATCCTCAGCCGTTCCATGATGGGTGCTACAGGCACTACCACCCTGCTCTCTGGATACCCTACCATGGGGGGCTTTGGCACCGTGGCCACCCCGGGGGTCTACTACAACCGTGCAGACTACAACCCCTCACTGGGCGGCTTCACCAAGCCTGGCGCTGAGTGCCCCGTGAAGGGTCGCAGTGGCAGCTGCTGGGTAGAGAGTGGGTacgagtggagaggagggaggcagcagTGCAATAACA ACATTGGGCATCTAGAGGATATTTCAGGCAGGAAGAAGCACACCAGACCTACATTCAGTGGACATCAGATATTTGCCCTGGAGAAAACCTTTGAGCGGACCAAGTACTTGGCCGGGCCAGAGAGAGCTAGACTGGCCTACTCCCTGGGCATGACAGAGTCACAAGTCAAG gtgtggttCCAGAACCGCCGCACCAAGTGGAGGAAGAAGAGTGCCTCAGAGCCCAGCTCCACCCAGGCGATGCGgggtgagcagggaggggaggccTCGGAGAAtgaggtggaggatgaggagtaCAACAAGCCTCTGGATCCCGACTCGGACGACGAGAAGATACGACTGCTGCTGCGCAAACACCGCCGGGCTTTCTCTGTACTCCGCCTTGGACCACATCACGTCTGA
- the LOC112264081 gene encoding E3 ubiquitin-protein ligase NEURL3-like: MVREMVSRSLESEPAHICGPHCLGPLTFHKEVMGALVSLSQGARQADRTGVTFRHGLVFSSRPVRPQERVRLRVELCKLTWLGAMRVGFTNVLPIARALPSLAIPDLTDLPGHWAAPVPETCCLPGSELEFWVSHGGRMYFRNANRRKNSQKHKLLKGVDLSRPLWAMIDVYGQTCSVLLLGSEKKEFLGIQKSCPAPQRRSSCSALQRHTSLDIENYGNVRQICDYIHDSYLLPHPANKQTSDCESVEDCAVCMSQKACISLQCGHQCLCGHQCLCLQCAIRVIQEFGNCPLCRQNIKSFLQTK; the protein is encoded by the exons ATGGTGAGGGAGATGGTCAGCAGAAGCCTTG AGTCTGAGCCAGCACACATTTGTGGACCCCACTGCCTGGGCCCCTTGACCTTCCATAAGGAGGTGATGGGTGCCTTGGTGAGCCTGAGCCAGGgggccaggcaggcagacaggactgGGGTCACCTTCAGACACGGCCTGGTTTTCAGCAGCCGCCCGGTACGGCCCCAGGAGAGGGTGCGTCTGCGAGTGGAGTTGTGCAAGCTGACCTGGCTTGGAGCCATGCGTGTGGGCTTCACCAATGTGCTTCCTATTGCCAGAGCCCTGCCGTCCCTGGCCATCCCAGACCTCACAGACCTCCCTGGCCACTGGGCCGCTCCTGTGCCTGAAACTTGCTGCCTGCCAGGCTCAGAGCTGGAGTTTTGGGTCTCCCATGGCGGTAGAATGTATTTCAGGAATGCCAACAGACGAAAAAACAGCCAAAAACACAAACTGCTGAAGGGAGTGGACCTCAGCCGTCCCCTGTGGGCCATGATTGACGTTTATGGGCAGACCTGCTCTGTGCTCTTACTGG GGTCGGAGAAGAAAGAGTTTTTGGGGATTCAAAAGTCCTGTCCTGCTCCGCAACGGCGTTCCTCCTGTTCTGCTCTTCAGAGACACACCTCGCTCGATATTGAAAACTATGGGAATGTGAGACAGATTTGTGATTACATTCATGACAGCTATCTTCTTCCCCATCCAGCCAATAAGCAGACATCAG ACTGTGAGAGCGTGGAGGACTGTGCGGTGTGTATGAGCCAGAAGGCCTGTATCAGCCTGCAGTGTGGCCACCAGTGCCTGTGTGGCCACCAGTGCCTGTGTCTCCAGTGTGCCATCAGAGTGATCCAGGAGTTTGGAAACTGCCCTCTGTGTCGCCAGAACATCAAGAGCTTCCTGCAAACTAAATGA